The nucleotide window GGCTAGAGACCTCATTGTTGGCAGACCACACACAGTACAAGTTATCTATTTTTAAGTATTGTGTAGGGTACTTatggagagattgtttaaataCACCTGAAGCTGATGACAACAATCAGACATACTTTATTTATAACATAAGGAAATAGATTCTACAAAATCAGAGGTCTGTGTGGTCAAGAGTGATGGCGACATCTGTTCGCACAACACTTCAGGACGATTGGGTGCAGTTTGATGCTATTCTTTACCATCATTCTACCCAGCCGTTCCTCTAGTGGTTCAACTGATGGCAACAATACATTCAGGTGTATACTGCCACTTACTCCTCCAATTGTCATGAAATTAAACAGGAGCTGATTCATTTAAGTTCCAAATCATGTTTTGTGCTTATTCATAGCCTTTTCCTTTTTCGTTCTCGTGTATACTTCTGCATTTATTCTGGTATCCACAGAGTGAAGACATCCCTGTGGCTGGAATATTCACGGCATCGGTTATTGTACAACCAATGCTCTTCACACAAGGATATCATGGAAGGAGAGGCATGTTACATTGTGCTGCTGGAAAAAACAATTAgtcattgaaattaatccaaaagtTTATTTAAAACAAGTACATTGTTTCACATGGGATGAAAATGACCACTACTTTGTTAAATTCATTCAAGTTTCCCTGTAAAAAACTGACAAGGgctcacattcacattcacttacCCCTCAAAAGAAATGATCAGGAAATCCATATGCGAAGGTAGTTGGTGTGGCAGGATATTTAAGAACCTACTCGCCAAGCCACACATATCTTTGTCTAAAAACATCTCACACATGCCTGTCCTCATGATATCTTTGTAAGACACAGTTTCTAGGCCCTCCGTAGGGTGGAAGTGGTATATGGTGTGCAGTATGTACAGTGTGAGTATTTGGAGGtgaaagcctttttttggctctccATTGTGCAAAGGATTGATGCAAAGTGCACCCCGTCATACTTTCACAGCATCACTATTAGCATTTTTATCCCCACCGTTTCTAATATCTCTCTGTACGCACAACGAAGATAAATGAGTGGAAAGGGGTGCCACAATTTGTTGCACTTTAGAACCAAAGTATATGTATTGAAACAATTTGCAACAGTGGTGCCACCAAAGAAATCCCCAAATGGCATGTGAATTTTTTTTACTGCACATTCTGTTCATGTTAGGATTACATTTTATTGCACTCAAAGACCATCCAGTTGCAGTTGGTTATAAAAATAACTTGTTTTTTACATAGGGCTTCATGCTCAATAGGTTGATCTCAAATTTTGAATAGGAAGAATAGGACACAAACTGCAGATCCTTCAAGTGCTTAAATTTAATGTATGGCTACATATATTCTGATGGaattgagaaaacaaaaagagCATGCTAAAAAGCCGAGTTGTAACTGTTGGTAACTGGGTTGGGTTGAAGATGCttattggtggtgctgctgttgcacAATTGTTGGCAGTACCTCAGGTTCCATTACTATTTAGTAAGAATGCTATGTTAAGTTCACCATCAAGGTTCGTACGAATGAGTATTATGGTTAAAATGAGCAAGGGTCAGGTGTGAGTTGGATTTCATGGCCGCAGAGAACCAGGCCGGGCTTTGTCTTCAGTTAAAGAAGGTTTCCAAGTTTAAAAAAGTGCAATCTACAATATATTTACATTGTTTTTATTAGACCAGTGAAAACAGCTGTAGAGCATGAATCGTGTGACACAACCTCCGGTGGAAGTTTCATATCCTTTAGAGGGGAACTTTTGTCTTTTTACGTACTTTTCTATAATTGTTTTGCGTgtttcccaaaacaaaaaaaaagccacAAAATCAGAGCAGCGATCCGACAAAGCAGTCGCTGACATCTCTACAGAAACAACCCTCTGCTGAAACAGACAGATCCATGTTTACCacaatatagcaaaaatatactttgtttcaAATGGGATATAAAGTTCCTTCAGAAGGGTAGCAAAAGATTTATGTGGCTACTACAAAAAGATATCATGGATCTCActccctctaagatatttttttcaTGATGGCTATGTCAATCTAATCCTGATACGCATCAGCCACCAGTGCTTTGAATGGGATAGTGTGCCACATGATAATCTGAGCTCCTCTATGATACGGTGGTGTTTTCTGGTAGCAATCTGGCGGACGCCAATGATTTcaaatgctttttgttttttttaaatccaggaCTGCAGTTCTCTTTTCCGGAACACCTATTGGGTAATCGATTGCTAAAGCTGTGTCAGGCACCCTTCAATGTGCAAGTGCACGACGGGAAAATTATGGTAAGACCAATAGCACTTGCACTAATTCCCCCAATTTCTGCACTGATTCAGTAGTTGTTTTTCCTCTACAGCTTCTTGCACCTAGGTACACAATTAAACAATTTCAATATCTAAATGGAAGGCAGGGAGAACGTAAACATGCAGCACGCCCTCAAAGTAGGTTACAAAAAATATGAAGCACTGTTTACAACACAAATTACTTTTAGTTGCAGAATCAAATCTACCATCTATAAATGTTAGAAAGAGTGGTAATGTTTTCCTAGAAAGGTGACGTGGACATCATTTACATTGGGATATTCATTGTTCGGCACTGGTTGCACTGTCTGGTTTAGTATCTCGCTTAAGAATTATCGATGCCGAATTGAGTCTACTTGGAAGCTGAATAAAATTAAACTAGAAAAGCACATGACCAAAGGTTAAGTAACAACACTACTGCAATCTATCCTGCTGCTAAAACTGACAGTTTACCTTAAATCAACTGGTATCTGAAAAACAACACTAATAAATCCAATAAGGTTATACAGACCCTCAGTGTTATCTCGCGCTGCACACCTGTCTCTTTTTGAAGGGAGAATCTATCATTAGCCTCCTGCGTGAGCAGGAAGTCACAAACATTTTTAGCTTTACTTGGTTTCTCTACAGGCCATTTACAGATTTTAAGTTGCATGATGTAGATCTTCCTTACTTCCTGAAAAGATGACTAATATCTCGAAACAGGCACATCCCTTAAGCTTCAGAGCAATTTCAAATTCTGTGGCCCATGCAAGGGTTCCACATGGCTAAAAATTCTACATCAATGTCCAGAGAGGCCTGCCTGGTCTCCAGGCTGTTTCCCTGATTACAGAATCGCGCAGAAGAACTTCTTCTCTCTAAACGGGTTTTCTGATGCTGGAACCGGAGTCAAAAGAGGGTCTTCCTTGGCATGGGCTTCACAGTATGCCATCAAATCCGCTGCCGCTTTCGACACCTGTTAAGATGAAGTGAGATACTTATCGTTAAAGGTTTGGGTGAGAGAAGCCAAGGAGTTTGTTTGCTTGGAAATAACAATATACAATGAAGTGTTTTAGGAGCTCATATAGACCATGTAAAGAGAAGCTATCTGATAGATATTATGCATTCCACTTACTTGTGTAGAACCAAAGGCCAAGCGTACTAACCTATTTTGAGGTCACAAACGCTCTGATTCGCAGAATCAGagcgtttgtgaccacaaaatataCTTTTTCTATGTGCAAATCCCATTTTAGTAGTTGTTAAACTTTTATTGACAACTAAAATGGGATTTCGAATGCTTatcaaattgcaaattgcaagggCATGCTGGAGACCTCCCttccaaatgacattttgtgacctgtgcatcaatggtttgtgactggaaTTCCGATCGCAAAGCTCTAAAAAGTCACAAACTTTCAAGTTAACGTGGAAACCTTTTCGCAAAAGTAAAGGGCCCACTTTGGACCCCTTCTGCTTTATGAATAGTGGAGAAAGTTTCTGAAGGATTAGGCAGTAGTTCATCAGACCAATGTCATATCTCAGAGAAACTTTTTTAAGGAAAAaagctttatttttaaaaagaaaaacagtgcgATTTTCTTTAAGGAAATCTGCTTTCAAAACAagcttctttatttaaaaaacaatcacaagcaTGGTTGCCTGCTGACCATTGAGGGAAACTATATCCCTGTGATTGTATCCAATCGGAGTGAGTCACACTTTGTGACCTACCTAATGTACAGTAATTAGGTACGTTAGATTGCAACTCACCATGATTTTGAATTTTACAAACCAAACCTATCAGTAGACCTACTAATAtataggtcggttcacaaaattGAATACTGATCATAAAAATACTGGCAAATTGGGACCAGTTCTTGTGACTAGTACAGTGGTACATCTGGGCCTAGGTTCTACTAGGAGTGACAATATGAATAGCTCTAATTCTGTGTGTGTTAGTCCAGGAACTAAGATGCATTTCCCTCGAACGCAGCGATACCATACTGCTCCAACCAGTAGAACTGGTACATTTGTGACAGGGGGAGAAGGCATAGCTGAGAAAATCCTCACTTGGATACAGCCTAAGAGTCCTTGAAACTTCAGAACAGTTGTGTTATATGAAGACACTGTCAGTTTGGGAATAATACATAAGAGTGGATGTCTATTGTATTCTCACTGAATTGGTTTTATGTCATCCATGTAGAAAGTAAATAGCATGACTCCCCTGTACTGCAGTACTTCTTGTGCTGATCAACAATGTTGCTGTTTTCAAATAGAAAACAAATTCAGTGAGGTCGGTCACAATATTGCAGAAAGCTAGGTAGCCTCAGTGATTTTGGCTGCACAAATATGCTCATCAACAGATTCCACTTTACAAAAACTTAAACTGTACCAACCAGGAATAAATATTTGATCATCAAACTCAGCCATATTATTACTGTGTAGATTGTAGCCTATCCTACATGGGTAATTTTAGTTCTCAGTAGCTGGACCAAACTTCTGGAACAGTCTGCCTTTCTACCAACATCTTGTCCTAATATCATGCATTATAGGCACTGCAAAATTTTCGACTTTTCACATATGTAGAAATGATCTCTTCTGTGACGTGGTCAGGATATGCTGACAGTGGTGAAGAACCTTCTAATTCCTTCATTACCAATAATGCCACTTCTACGATCCCCACCTCCTTAACCCAGTTTTTTCCTTTACATGTAGGTCACTGTGCCTCCTTTAGACACCCTGCTACTTAAACTAAAAGAAAACTTTCAATCTCCCGAGAACTGTGTACCATCTGCTTCCCCTCTTAAATGTGCACTATGTATCTCCTTACTTGTCCTCCTCCAGGGGAAGAACTTAAGCCCCCTTTAGAAGGCATAAGCAATTCTCATTTCAGAGGTGGGAAATATAGAAACGAAATCACTGGCAAGTAATCAAGGTATTAAATCCTCAACCTCCATTGTCATTCTTTTCTTATCGTGAGGCTATTCCAAAGCTTTGGCTTATGGTCAGACACAAAAATATAGCAGCTAACAACTAGTCAGTAGTTACATCATTAAATAAAACATCCCCTAGGTGTCACCCCAGTTATAAAGAAGAAGAAAAGCTAGATGTAAGTTCAAGATACTTTGGATCACCCATCCCAATTGTTAATATGTGACTAAGGTTGTAAAGCTGCCTTACATACGATTTTGAGACAACACCCTCACGCTTTACCTAGAAAACAGCCATAGCCTGAGGAGAACACCCCTGACTACAACTGGGACGATCCACAACAGATAAATCATCGGTAATGGGGTACGCTTCTGCATCAGGAAATATTTTCCCCATGGTGAAACCCCCCACAAAATGCATTGCAGAAAACCAATAGCATTTCTCAATGCACAGTTGTGCACTACATACTGTTCTGTATGTGTAAGTGCTTCCGCATTGTTTGTCAATTAACAAATGTTTACTAGGAGTATTCCTGAAAATCTGTAACTTTCAAAGGTGTTCAGGCAAGCTATTGTGAATACCAAACATGGGTATATCTTCCAGATGTACATTTACTCATTTCCCTGAATTTGGCCCACACTGCGTATTTCTTATCCATTTATTATAATTCATTGATATGGACCTTTacctcatagggcctgatttagagtttggcggatggggttactctgtcacaaacatgacagatatcttgttCTTTGTATTACGATTCCATCTTACCCTGTGGACATTGTATTATGGCGGGCAGGAAATCCATCACAattatgatggagtaacctgtccaccaaactctaaatcaggcacatagTTGGGAAATACGTCAAAGCCAGGGGTCGTGCCTTAcacctggcttttattgacctCTCCTGTGCTTTATGGGTATTGAGCTGTCACTCGTGGATCTCCTCAAGCAATTGTATTCAAATACGACAATTAAAATTCGATATGGACATAATGGGGAATGTACCACTGCTATTAAATCTGAAAGAAGGCTATGGCAAGGATGCATCTTGACcccattcctttttctcctctATATTAGTGACTTGGACCAACATTGGATCAAAAATAGGAACGATATGCCCCAGATGGGTTCTCGTCCGGTCCCTTGTCTCCTATATGTGGATGACGCTGTGCTTCACGTGCAAACAGCAAATGGGCTCCAATCACTTCTTGAATCCTTTACCTCATTTATGCTTGACCTAGATTTAAGGGTTATTTTCTCAAAATCTTTCATGATGGTCATGAGTCCAACAAACGTAATCTAGGATGCATGTGGTTGGAGGTGTTACTATTCTCAGAGTACCCACTTTCAATTATTTGGCATATGTATTGATAGCTCTTTAAGCTGGGTTCACCTACTTAACATCAGAGCACAACTGTTTCAGGGCATGATAGAAGTATTATTCCATCTTTATTCCAGTTTGGGCACCAAATTGGAAAAAGAAATGCTTATTTATAAAAACGAATGTATTCCTGTGGGTCTTTATGGTGTGTGGGTCGAGGGTTATGTAAATGCAGAGCCTCTTCAGGTCGTGGAAAACAGATCTGTGAATTGTATCCTACCCACCCCAGAAACCAGTATCCTCGTACATCAGTCATGAGGAGCTGGGCCTAAATTGTCTAGCTGATATGACCCATCTTGCCCGTTACATTTTTGAGTCAAAATTTGGTCCTCTCCAGAAGCAGCCTTTTCTAGATCAGTTTTGGAAGATTGCTTAGCATTGAATGGCATAGATAAGATTCCGTGGCTGAAATTCATCAATCATTCGTTTGAGCAAGTGGGCTCCAGCACTGTTCTGTCTAAggaaatggaaaaaaacattttctttgacTACTTGTTTAAAACTCAGTCAATTAAAGCTTTAAAGATGCAAACAGTGGTAGCGCACTCAAACCTGATTTACATCTACGGTCCGGAGAATTATCTTGCCTTATTTCATAGCCCTCAATGCGGGTTTCATTTAACGAGGTTTAGACTTAGCACTATCCACTTTTTATGTGCCTTTCCTGCCCAGGGATCTTGGGTTAGATTTCCTCCTAAATGCCCCTTTCAAAATCTTACTACCTACAGTCAAGTTAACAGCTTGAAGATAAACGTAACCATAACAGAAGTTTTGAAAATCTCACTTAAATTGAAAAAGAGAAGGTCCTGGTTCATTGAGGGGAGCCCGGTTGAAGCCGTGGAAGTTTACAAATATTTGGGAGTGTGGCTGAACCATAGGGGATGCATTTCCTCCCACATTCACATGCAACCGGCAGCTGCAAACTCGCTAGAATGAGCCTTTTGCAAATTACGGAAGTCACTGGTGAATCCCGATCTTAGACCATTGTTAAAGGTGTTGAGCTGTAAATTACTTCCTACAATAATGCATGGTGCAatcatgtttagaaaaataatgcaaagttGCTTGATAGGGCCCAATACATGTGCTCCTGAAGAGTCTTCTACCTCCCCAACTGCACGGCACATGCCCAAATTTATTACAAGTTTTGCTTGGTCTCTCAGCATTGGCCACTTCAGGCAAAATGTTTTGTATATTGCCTGAAAGTGAAACATGTGAAAGAAAACAGACTGAAAACTATAATTTTCAGCACTGCACATGCACTGGATACTTAGGGGTCGTGAGATCTGGTCAAGCGGTCTCCCAGTGTCAATAACTTCTAGATTGATAGCTAAGCAAACAAAAGCAATTTCGATGGAACTGGAGTGCCAGACCATCAAGATATTGACCCATGGCAGTTGGGCATCCACTCTCTATGAGCCAGGGAACctcttgacttttctttctctgccaTTTAGCCTGGCTCAAAAGCAAGAGCTAATGAGATTGCGTTTGGGGTTAATCCCATTAAAAACGTACTGGTATGGTTGGAGAAACTTTGATGACCAGGACAGCTACAGTCGATTAATCCATATCCTTTGCATCTGTAAAAAGCTGCACCACCTCAGAGTATTTTGGTTGTGTCCAACATGGCGTGCTCTACATATTAGAACCTGTAGCACAAATGTTGAAGCATGCCTGAAAAGTGAGTCTTCACAGCTAGCAGTCCGATTTCTGAAGTTTCTGAGAGCGGCTTGGGCATCATCTACATGTGCATCAGATGCTGTACTATATTAGACTGTTAAAGCGATCACAATTTTTTAAAAGTCCAACTGTAATTGCTTCCCCTGCTGGACTAGATCACACCCCTCCGTCTGGTCCTCTTGTAAGACCTGCTTCTTGAGAAACTGTTTATTAATTTCACTTTAGTCCAAGACTCGTTAAGAGGTATCATGCATGCATAAGCACCTTCTTAACTAGCCTCCTGCCAGCCCTCAGGATTAGTCATTTTTTAGGTCTCCTGTAAGGTCTGAGAAGACTCCGGACCTTTGTTAGTACTTTAGGGCCGGACCTCCTAAAGACTTTGTGCACTTGCTCTAGGGCTAAAAATTGCACATTAGTTTTATGTATTCTTTTAACATATACTTTCTACACTTTTGCACTTTTTATATCTCTTGTATTTTTGTGATTTCTAAACTTATTTTGGTTCCAGGCCTTTTGGCCTTTGTTATTACTGACAATCAAAAATGCACTTATGGTttttattgtaatgattttaaatgtCTGCACAATAAAGAATTATCTGTCTATTACTTCACAAAGCAtggtgcactttatgtttttttttgttcacattATGAAAATCCTTGAAAAATACTTTTACTACCTGTTTTGAAGTCTGTGAGCATTAGGCAATATTCTTTGCCTTTAATATTCTTACAACATCTTGGTTCTGTAGAAATATGTGTTTCTGTTATGAACTATAACAGAAGTGGTCTGGCTGTTAGGCGCAGATGTGCGAACTGACCTCTAAAGTTTGATCTGCCCTGTCAATTCTTAACAATTTTTAGGATTTTTATTCTATgctgttgcattgtttttatgaTGAGATTGCACTGTTTTTAACTTTGGAAGTTTATATAATGttttataacagtggttcccaacctgtggtccggggacccctgggggtcctcgaagccttctcagggggtccgcgagagcctagaaaattaaaaaatattaacaaatattgacaaattaggtccccagctttctgtaatgactcaggtgggggtccccggattcccatgatgattccgtgggggtccctgggttccattaatgttaaagtgggggtccacagaaaccaaaaggttgggaaccactgttttataaTGTATGATGTGAAATAAATGTATTGTCTTTTTGAGTTCTAAATTAGACCGAAATAAACAATAACTGAACTGAACCGAGCATCACTATGGAATCATTCACATTAGAATTGCCATTTTTAGAGATCACTATGAGGGTCATTtcaagtttggcggatggaaaagcccatctgccaaactcccgacagggtgatcATCACCCATGCATCGACCTCCTCGCCGGAGTCATTATGAGATTACCGCTGGGTcggccagcctagcgggaaacaggctacagcattctctccggctcataattgagccagctgcaatgctgtagccagcagggtgcaccagcaccatcgcaatgttcactgtctgcaaagctgacagtgaacattgcgatggtgctgggaaggcaggtccctgcactgcccatgccgagtgcatggtcagtgcaggggccccctgtggctccctgcacctgttctccaccagccttttcatggcagtggaaccgccataaacaggctggtggagaacaagatcATAATCTgcagggctgcgctgcttgcagggcGGCCCTTatgattacgatctctgccacgccaggctgccaggatccatgatcctgggggAACTGGCGATTCCCTAGTGGTCtgacttccagggttgtaatgtggcagtcggaccaccaaagcAAGTGTGGCactcttaagaccaccacactcgtaatgaccccctaaacagTAGGAATGAGTACTTACATATATTCTCATTATTGTAACCTAATTTGTATCTCACAGTCCCTGCCCAGGTACAGAGCCTAAGTGCTACCTATGTAGGTCTGCACTTTGCAAATACtcaggcacacaaacacacacatacatttacatactcAGTGCTTATCCATAAAATCTGGTGTGGGTTTGGCATACATGATCAGTGATAGGTATCCATAGTCTACTAGTCTTTACTGTGGATGCAAAATATACTTTTGCCTTTTTTTATGTGCTcttctttgattaatttgaataaTGTTTTCAATGAACTGCATATTGCAGTAATGGGAAGTCAGCATGGCATACAAACAAGTGCACACTGGTACCCATATTCTATACTGTTTAGTCTGGGCCATATCATGAGATCTGTAATCTCTCATTCAAACTGTGTACAAGAGATATTATACCCTTAAAATAGTTTGCTTCTTATGACACAACAAAGAATCTATCTTTTCAGTATTGCTGGCATTCTGTACTTTTTTTTGAATTTCCAAACAAAAGTTATGTGACATCAAGAGATAGTGATTTATGTACAGTAGGGTATTTAGTTTAGCTTGGAACCTCAATAGAGCACATAATATGTGCATCTGTTTTTGAGTGAGAATCtgcaaaaaacaagcagaaaacctGCAGGATTTGGTGTAAAAATTCAGATATTTGTATGCTATTTCACATTTATTCCACATTTGTGAGTTATTGGCACCTGACCCCCAGTATGGTAATTATATCCACTTTGCAATGTGCCTCATTGGTCCTCATTAGAAGTTTTTCGGAGTACGGTGGAGCATTTACCACA belongs to Pleurodeles waltl isolate 20211129_DDA chromosome 9, aPleWal1.hap1.20221129, whole genome shotgun sequence and includes:
- the GNG2 gene encoding guanine nucleotide-binding protein G(I)/G(S)/G(O) subunit gamma-2, with product MASNNTASIAQARKLVEQLKMEANIDRIKVSKAAADLMAYCEAHAKEDPLLTPVPASENPFREKKFFCAIL